From a single Labrenzia sp. PHM005 genomic region:
- a CDS encoding putative quinol monooxygenase — MFVVLVDFNVEALHQQQALNRLLEDAEAIRAMAGCRTFRPYCDPRNNTHVGVVHEWDGEAAFNTYLASKSFAELGLSLRPLMTSAPSSRRYDAALLIADA; from the coding sequence ATGTTTGTTGTTCTCGTTGATTTCAATGTAGAGGCCTTGCACCAGCAACAGGCCTTAAATCGCCTTCTTGAAGATGCTGAAGCAATTCGAGCCATGGCAGGGTGCCGCACATTCCGTCCTTACTGCGATCCACGAAACAACACGCATGTCGGAGTGGTTCATGAGTGGGACGGCGAAGCTGCCTTCAACACATATCTGGCGTCAAAGTCATTTGCTGAGCTCGGCTTGTCCCTTCGACCGCTGATGACGTCTGCGCCCTCCAGCCGCCGGTATGATGCAGCTTTGCTGATTGCCGATGCGTGA
- a CDS encoding AraC family transcriptional regulator — translation MSEPPAYSVAQEFGPAPKSQFQTGRHYLLYASEGTMRLEAKGRTWTLPPARAALITAGEPIDVTLPVRITCRSVLYAVDFVDPPEQVLSVFDVSPLARELILEVAQWGPDDASLSGYARELFKTLATVAWRLSLSPSNLYMPAGRSDAVKKVLALTEESLGKTLEFDHLADVVALSPRSLARRISSELGMNWRQALQRLRVMKAVEALSLSDLPVTEIAFEQGYQSLSAFNSAFRELTGKTPSEYRASFRMP, via the coding sequence ATGTCTGAGCCTCCAGCTTACTCTGTTGCCCAAGAGTTTGGGCCTGCACCCAAAAGCCAGTTTCAAACCGGTCGCCACTATCTTCTGTATGCATCTGAAGGAACCATGCGCCTGGAGGCAAAGGGACGGACCTGGACGCTGCCGCCAGCAAGAGCGGCACTGATCACCGCTGGTGAGCCGATAGACGTGACCCTTCCTGTCCGCATCACGTGCCGGTCCGTGCTCTATGCGGTCGACTTTGTCGATCCGCCGGAGCAGGTGTTGAGCGTGTTTGACGTGTCGCCGCTGGCCCGAGAACTGATCCTGGAAGTTGCTCAGTGGGGACCCGATGATGCTTCCTTGTCTGGTTATGCAAGGGAGCTTTTCAAGACACTGGCAACGGTAGCCTGGCGGTTGTCACTGTCTCCCAGCAATCTCTACATGCCAGCGGGCCGGAGCGATGCGGTGAAAAAGGTCCTGGCGCTCACGGAAGAGAGCCTTGGGAAAACCTTGGAGTTTGACCATCTGGCAGATGTCGTTGCCTTGTCTCCGCGGTCTCTTGCACGCCGGATTTCTTCAGAACTGGGCATGAACTGGCGTCAAGCGTTGCAAAGGTTGCGCGTAATGAAGGCGGTTGAGGCGCTGTCCTTGTCCGACCTGCCGGTTACAGAGATTGCGTTTGAGCAGGGGTACCAGAGTTTATCGGCATTTAATTCCGCATTCCGTGAACTGACCGGAAAGACGCCATCGGAATATCGAGCGAGTTTTCGGATGCCATAA
- the ilvC gene encoding ketol-acid reductoisomerase: MRVYYDRDADINLIKSKKVAIIGYGSQGRAHAMNLKDSGQKDIAVALRAGSTTALKAEADGFKVMTVAEAAAWADLMMMATPDELQADIYKDHIADNIRDGAAIAFAHGLNVHFGLIEPKDTIDVLMVAPKGPGHTVRGEYMKGGGVPCLIAVHQDATGNAQDLGLSYACGVGGGRSGIIETTFKEECETDLFGEQAVLCGGLVELIRAGFETLVEGGYAPEMAYFECLHEVKLIVDLIYEGGIANMNYSISNTAEWGEYVTGPRIVTSETKAEMKRVLEDIQNGKFTSDWMQEYRAGAAKFKATRRLNDAHQIEEVGEKLRGMMPWIKSNALVDKTKN; this comes from the coding sequence ATGCGTGTCTATTATGATCGTGATGCAGATATCAATCTGATCAAATCCAAAAAAGTTGCCATCATCGGTTACGGTTCTCAGGGCCGCGCCCATGCCATGAACCTGAAAGACAGCGGCCAGAAAGACATCGCCGTTGCTCTGCGCGCCGGTTCCACCACCGCTCTGAAAGCCGAAGCTGACGGTTTCAAGGTCATGACTGTTGCTGAAGCGGCTGCCTGGGCAGACCTGATGATGATGGCCACGCCGGATGAGCTGCAGGCCGATATTTATAAGGACCACATCGCCGATAACATCCGTGATGGCGCTGCCATCGCTTTCGCGCACGGCCTGAACGTTCACTTCGGCCTGATCGAGCCGAAAGACACCATCGACGTTTTGATGGTTGCCCCGAAAGGCCCGGGCCACACGGTTCGCGGCGAATACATGAAGGGTGGCGGCGTACCGTGCCTGATCGCTGTTCACCAGGACGCGACTGGTAATGCACAAGACCTCGGCCTGTCCTACGCCTGTGGCGTCGGCGGCGGCCGGTCTGGCATCATCGAAACCACCTTCAAGGAAGAGTGTGAAACCGACCTCTTCGGTGAACAGGCTGTTCTCTGCGGCGGTCTGGTTGAGCTGATCCGTGCCGGCTTCGAGACCCTCGTTGAAGGCGGTTACGCTCCGGAAATGGCCTACTTCGAGTGCTTGCACGAAGTAAAGCTGATCGTTGATCTGATCTACGAAGGCGGCATCGCCAACATGAACTACTCCATCTCCAACACCGCTGAGTGGGGTGAGTATGTTACCGGTCCGCGCATCGTGACTTCCGAAACTAAGGCTGAGATGAAACGGGTTCTGGAAGACATCCAGAACGGCAAATTCACCTCCGATTGGATGCAGGAATATCGCGCAGGCGCTGCCAAGTTCAAAGCAACCCGCCGCCTGAACGACGCCCACCAGATCGAAGAAGTTGGCGAAAAGCTGCGTGGCATGATGCCCTGGATCAAGTCCAACGCCCTGGTCGACAAAACCAAGAACTAA
- a CDS encoding TetR/AcrR family transcriptional regulator, with amino-acid sequence MPAASFDIATSRPDAAPEFSPRQQVVLQHALTLLVDGGEKALTTAGLARTASCSKESLYKWFGDRDGLLAAVVAFQASQVQFPSESGATADADTFRAHVAAFVEALLGVLFSESSLALNRLSIGQSNTNSNRLGQLLLVRGKHMISARARNMLETGRRHGLLKFDDAEDAYQVLYGLAIRDVHIRLLLGEAPSPAEKDLKTQAETATDRFYRLFGA; translated from the coding sequence ATGCCAGCCGCAAGTTTTGACATCGCCACTTCCCGCCCGGACGCCGCGCCCGAGTTTTCGCCGCGCCAGCAGGTGGTCTTGCAGCACGCGCTGACACTTCTGGTCGACGGTGGCGAAAAAGCGCTGACAACGGCGGGACTTGCCCGCACGGCCAGCTGCTCCAAAGAAAGCCTTTATAAGTGGTTTGGGGACCGGGATGGGTTGCTGGCGGCTGTTGTAGCTTTCCAGGCAAGCCAGGTGCAGTTTCCATCCGAAAGCGGCGCAACGGCCGATGCGGACACGTTCCGCGCCCATGTTGCCGCCTTTGTCGAAGCACTGCTCGGCGTTTTGTTTTCTGAAAGTTCACTGGCGCTGAACCGTCTGTCGATCGGCCAGTCCAACACCAATTCCAACCGGCTTGGCCAGCTTCTGCTGGTGCGCGGCAAACACATGATTTCCGCCCGCGCGCGCAACATGTTGGAAACCGGCCGCCGTCATGGCCTTTTAAAATTCGACGATGCGGAAGATGCCTATCAGGTGCTTTATGGCCTGGCGATCCGCGACGTTCATATCCGCCTTCTTCTAGGTGAGGCGCCGAGCCCCGCCGAGAAAGATCTGAAAACCCAGGCCGAAACGGCCACAGACCGGTTTTACCGGCTGTTCGGCGCTTAA